The Paraconexibacter algicola genome includes the window CGGCGGTCACGCAGCGCATGCGGCAGTGCCGGAAGGCGGCGAGGCCGGCGGCCTCGTCGCACAGCTTCATGATCGTTCCCCCGTGCACGAACCCGCCGCCGTTGGCGTCCTGCGGGCCCATCCACTCCACCAGCGTCGCGCGCATGCCCGGGAGCCTCGCACGCCGCGCGGGCGGACCGGCCGTCAGGCGGCGTCGACGCGCCGCTCGGGCAGCACCTGCCCGGCCGCGTCGAGCGCGAGGACCTCGGCGACGTGGCCGTCGCGCCGGGCCTCGACGATCACACCCCAGACGACGCGATGCGCGCGCACCTCGGCGCCCGGGTGGCGCCAGCGCAGCTGCGCGATCGCCCGCGCCTGCGTGGGGGTGAGCTCGACGTCCATGCCACCACTATCGGCAGGAACGCTGAGCGACACGACAACGCCAGCTCAAGAGTTCATGAGGATTCCTCGCCGGCCGGCGGCGCGGGTGCGGCATGATGGGCCCGTGAGCCCCGAGCGATCCCGTCCCTGGCCCGTCGCCGCGTTCTTCGTGCTGACCGGCGTGCTGCACCTGACCGTCGCGCGGCGGTTCTTCGAGTCGATCGTGCCACCGTGGGTCCCGGGCGGCCCCAAGCGCGTCAACGAGGCGGCCGGCGTGGCCGAGATCGCCGGTGGCGTCCTGGCGGTCGTGCCGGGCGCCGAGCGGCACGCGCGCACCTACCTCACGGCGCTGCTGCTCGCCGTCTACCCGGCGAACATCCACATGGCGGTGCGCCCGCAGGACATCCCGGGCGCGCGCGGCGTCCCGCGGGCGCTGCTGTGGGCGCGCCTGCCGCTGCAGGTGCTCCCGATCGTCTGGGTGCACCGCACCGTCCGCGGCCGGCACGAGTCGTGAGCGCGCTCGCGGAGCGCCTGCGCGTCCCGGGCGTCTGGACCTTCACCGACGCGCTCGGGGCCCGCGAGGCGGCCGACGTCGCCCGCCGGATCGAGGCGCTCGGCTACTCGGCGCTCTGGCACCCGGAGACCGTCGGGCGCGAGCCCTTCTCGCACCTCGCCCACCTCGCGGGCGCCACCGACACGCTGCTGCTCGCGACCGGGATCGCGAACCTCTACAACCGCCACCCGGGCGCGATGAAGCAGGCCGCGATGACCCTCGCCGAGCAGTCCGACGGGCGCTTCCTCAACGGCATCGGCGTCTCGCACCGGCCGCTCGTGGAGGGCCTGCGCGGCCTGAGCTACGACAAGCCGCTCACCGCGATGCGCACGTACCTCGACGCGATGGACGCCTCCCCCTACGCGGGCCCGCAGCCCGCGGAGCCCGCGCCCGTCGTGCTCGCGGCGCTCGGCCCCAAGATGCTCGCCCTCGCGGCGGAGCGGGCCGCCGGCGCGCACCCGTACTTCACGACGCCCGAGCACACCCGCCGCGCCCGCGAGATCCTCGGGCCGGACAAGCTGCTGTGCGTCGAGCAGAAGGTCATCCTCAGCACCGACGAGGCCGCCGCCCGCGCCGCCGCGCACCAGCAGACCGAGCGCTACGGCGCGCTGCCGAACTACCGCAACAACTGGAAGCGGCTCGGCTACACCGAGGAGCAGATCGCCGCCAACGACCCGGCGTTCGTGGACGACCTGATCGTCTGGGGGGACGGCGGCACGATCCGCGCCCGGATCGACGAGCACTACGCGGCCGGGGCGACGCACGTCTGCATCCAGCCGATCTCGCTCGAGGGCCGTCCGACCCCGGATCTCGACGTGCTCGAGGCGCTCGCCCCCGCCTGACACCCCGGAAACCCGTCCGACCCTGGACGGACGTACGAGTCGCACGGAGGCCGCCGCAGGCACTACCCTCCCTGCTTCTCAGCAGGTCCACAGGGGAACATCGGGAGGGCAGGACATGCTCGGCGGAGCACGCAGCGGGGGCTGCGACCATCGTGCAGGACGGACGCGCGCGCTCGGCGCGCTGACCGCGGTGACGGTCGCGCTCGGCGTCGGCCTCGGCGCGGCGACGATCGCCCCGGCGGCCGACGAGCCGACGCAGCAGCCGGCGACGCAGAGCCTCCTGGGCATCAACGTCTCGCGCGGGCACGTCCAGATGCTGATGCTCGCGCCCGTCGACTCGACGGTCACGTTCTTCGAAGAGATCGACGGCGCCCGCACCGAGCTCGGCACCTCGACCGCGGTCCCGCCCGCGACCGGCGGCCCCGACGGCGCCGCGCCCGTCCCCGTCGCGATCCCGTGGCGCTGCGACCGCACCACCCGCCGCTTCCACGCCGTCGCCCGGACGACCGACGGCCGCACGATCGAGGCCAGCAACGAGGCGCTCACCCCGAGCTGCCGCGACCGCGTCGCGATCGTCGCCCCCAAGCAGGTGCAGCCGGGAAGCGCCGCGACGATCCAGCTGAAGGACCGCTGGCAGCTCGGCGACCTGCCCGTCCGCGTCTGCGTCGGCCGCAAGCCCACCGGTCGGCGCTGCACGTCGCTGCGCTTCGAGCCCGGTCAGCGGCTGCTGTCGTTCCGCCGCAACGTCGGCGCCGGCATCGGCGACTTCACGATCGACCTGTACGTCAGCGGCTTCCGCACCCAGCAGCGGATCGGCGTCGGCCGCGCCGCCACGAAGGCCGCGCGCCAGGGCATGCTGATCACGGGCGACTCGATGATGCAGGGCATCGACGCGCTGCTCGCCGACCGGCTCGAGAAGGACTACCGGATCATCCGCCAGACGCGGCCCGGCACCGGGATCAGCAAGGACCTCGGGAAGAAGTGGACGGTGCTCGCCCGCGAGCAGGCCGCTCGCCACAAGCCCGCCGTCACCGTCGTGCTGCTCGGCGGCAACGACGGGTTCCCGATGAAGAACGAGTCGGGCGTCGAGATCAAGTGCTGCAGCGAGGCGTGGCGGCAGGAGTACCTGCGCCGCCTCGAGGAGATGGCCACCGCCTACGCCCGCAACGGGCGCGGCACCGTCCTGTGGTCGCTGCTGCCGCCCACCCGCCGCGAGGACCTCACCGCGCCGATCAGCGCCGTCAACGACGCGATCCGCCGCCTCGCCGCCCGCATGCCCGCCGTCCGCCTCGTGCCGCTGGACAAGGTCTTCGGCCCCGGCTACCGCGACACGATCGACGGCGAGAAGGTCCGTGATCCCGACGGGCTGCACTTCTCGCTCGCCGGCCAGCGGCTCGCCACCCAGGCGATCCTGTCCGTCCTGCGCACCCCCGCCACCACCCCGACCGGAAGGTGACCCCGATGTCCCACCGTCTGCCCCTCGGACTGCTCGCCGCCGCCATCGGCTGCCTGTCCCTGGTCCCCGCCTCGGCGTCCGCCGCGACCTGCTCGCTGAGCGCCGACGACAAGTACCACAAGGCCAACAACGCCAAGCCGACCTACACCCGCTCGCTGAAGGCGACCGGTGGCGCGTCCTGCGCGACCGCGAAGAAGATGATCGGCGCGTACTACAAGTGCCGCGTCTCGGGCGGCAAGGGCAAGAAGGGCCGCTGCTCCAAGAAGGTCCTCGGCTACTCGTGCAGCGAGAAGCGCAGCAACGTCATCGCCACGCAGTTCGACGCGACCGCCACCTGCCGCAAGGGCAAGGCGCGGATCGTCACCGCGTACACGCAGTTCACCTGAGCCCGCGGGCGTAGAGCGGTCCGGCGTCCATGGTCTTCCCGACGATCACGTTCGCGATCTTCTTCGCGGTCGTGCTCCCGGCGTCCTGGGCGCTGATGCGGCACATGGGGGCGTGGAAGGCGTTCCTGCTCCTGGCGAGCTACCTCTTCTACGCCACCGCGGACTGGCGCTTCGCGTTCCTGCTCGGCGCCATCACCGTCGGCAACCACGTCTTCGCGAAGGCGATCCACGCGTCCGACGACGCGCGGCGGCGGCTGCTGCTCGTGCGCGTCGCGGTCGTGCTGGACCTCGCCGTCCTCGGCGTCTTCAAGTACTACGGGTTCTTCGTCGAGCAGGCGGCGGGCGCCCTGGACGGGATCGGGCTCGGCGCGCCGTTCCCGGTCCTGGCGGTCGCGCTGCCGATCGGCATCTCGTTCATCACGTTCCACGCGATCAGCTACGTCGTGGACGTGCACCGCCGTCAGCTCGAGCCGCCGACGCTCACCGACCTGGCGCTGTACATCAGCTTCTTCCCGCACCTCGTCGCCGGTCCGATCGTCCGCGCCTCGGAGTTCCTGCCGCAGCTGAAGGAGAAGCGCGACCCGTCGCAGGTCGCGGTCGGCGCCGCGGTCTGCCTGATCGCGCTGGGCCTGTTCAAGAAGATCGCGGTCGCCGACGTGCTCGCCCGCGAGGTCGTCGACCCCGTCTTCACGGTGCCGGAGGCGTACGCGTCCCCGGACGTGATCCTCGCGCTCTACGCCTACGCGGTGCAGATCTACTGCGACTTCTCCGGGTACACCGACATGGCGATCGGCATCGCGCTGCTGATGGGCCTGACGTTCCCGCAGAACTTCGACCGGCCGTTCCGCTCGCGCAGCCTCGCGGAGTTCTGGCGGCGCTGGCACATCACGCTCGGCCGCTTCCTGCGCGACTACGTGTTCATCCCGCTCGGCGGCAGCCGCAAGGGACCCGCGCGCGCCGCGGTGAACCTGTGGCTGACGATGCTGCTGGCCGGGATCTGGCACGGCCCGACCTGGGGGTTCGTGATCTTCGGCGCCATGCACGGCACCTGGATGGTCGGCGAGCGGATCGCGGCCGCGAAGACCTCATGGCGGCCGCCCGGCTGGGTCAGCACCGTGGTGATCGTGAGCTTCTTCGCGCTCTCCGCCGTGCCGTTCCGCTCCCCCGACTTCGACCTCGGCAGCGCCCTGATCGAAGGGATCCTCTCCCCTGGCGCCGCCACGCTGTGGACGCCGACGGCGGTGCTGCTGACGTTCGGCGTGATCTTCAGCCACCAGCTGCCCGCCGCCCCGCTGCGGGCGATCAAGCTCCGCATCGCCACCCTGCCGGTCCCGGCGCTCAGCGCCGGTCTCGCGGTCTCGATCCTCGCGGTCGCGGCCACCATCCCGTCCCAGGGCGTCCCGCCCTTCATCTACTTCCAGTTCTAGATGAGCGCTCCTGACACCACCCCGCCCCGGTCGGAGGTCCCCCCGGCCGCCCACGTCCCCACCGCCGACGACCACCTCCGCGGTGGCGCCCGCATGACCGCGAAGGCCGCCATCACGATGGTGCTGCTGACGTTCGCGCTGCTCGTCGTCGCCGACGGCGACGGCATCCGCCACCAGGGCGAGCGCATGGACGACGGCACCGAGAAGGACGTCGTGCTCGCGGTCGGCCGGCCCGCGGGCTGGATCGCCGACCAGCTGCCCGTCGCCCCGGTGGTCGACCAGATGCTCGGCTGGCTGTCCCCCGACGAGGACCTCGGCAACGACGACGGCACGTTCTCCGCGAGCGGCGGGACGGGCGGCGGCGCGGTGTCGCCGGGCGCCTTCGACCCGGCGGCGCTCGGCCTGCCGGCGGCCAAGCCGCGCAAGCTCCGCTCGCTGCTGGTGACCGGCGACTCGATGTCCCAGCCGATGGACGGGGAGCTCGCCCGCGCACTCACCCCGATCGGGGTGCGCACGAAGCGCGACCCGAAGTTCGGCACCGGCATCTCGAAGACCGACCTCCTGGACTGGGGGGCGTACTCGGGCGTGCAGGCGCGGCGCGACGAGCCGGACGCGACCGTCGTGCTGCTGGGCGCCAACGAGGGCTTTCCGATGACCACGAAGGCCGGCACGGTCGAGTGCTGCGACCTCGACTGGGCCGCCGAGTACGCGACCCGCGTGCGGGCGATGATGGCCACGTACACGCGCGGCGGGGCGGGACGCGTCTACTGGCTGCTGATCCCGAACTCCAACGACGCGGCGCGCAACCGGATCATCAGGGTCGTCAACACGACGATCAAGCTCGCGGCGGCTCCGTACGGGGAGCAGGTCCGCGTCGTCGACATCGCCTCCGTGTTCACCCCGGGCGGCCGGTTCCGCTCGGCGATGGACGTCGACGGGCGCCCGCAGGTCGTCCGCGACCCCGACGGGGCGCACCTCAACGACGTCGGCGGGCGCGTCGCGGCGGACACGGTCCGCGAGGTGCTCGCGAAGGACTTCGACCTGGGCGGGGCCGCCTGAGCGCGGCACCCCCGACGACGACGGGGCCCGCCCGCACCGGGCGGACGGGCCCCGCGTCACGACCGGCGCGCTAGCGCAGGTCGTAGCGGTCGAGGTCCATGACCTTCGCCCAGGCGGCGACGAAGGCGTGGACGAACTTCTCCTTGGCGTCGTCGCTGGCGTACACCTCGGCGAGCGCACGCAGCTCCGAGTTCGAGCCGAAGACGAGGTCGGCACGTGTGCCGGTCCACTTGCCGTCGGCCGTCTCGAAGGTGCCGTCGTCCTTCGTCGTCCAGCGCGTGCCGAGGTCGAGGAGGTTCACGAAGAAGTCGTTCGTGAGGACCCCGACCCGGTCGGTCAGGACGCCGTGCTTCGTGTTGCCCGCGTTGGCGCCGAGGACGCGCAGGCCACCGACCAGCACGGTCAGCTCGGGCGCGCTCAGCGTCAGCAGGTTGGCGCGGTCGATCAGCGCGTACTCGGCCGGCAGGCGACCGCCGACGTCGTAGTTGCGGAAGCCGTCGCGCTTGGGCTCCAGCGGCGCGAACGAGTCCGCGTCGGTCTGCTCGGGCGTCGCGTCGCCGCGCCCCGTGGTGACGGGGACGGTCACGTCGTAGCCCGCGTCCTTGGCCGCCTTCTCGACCGCGGCGCTGCCGCCGATGACGATCAGGTCGGCCAGCGAGACCGGCTTGCCGAACGCCTGCTGGACGGCGGTGAGCCCGTCGAGGACCTTCGCGAGCTCGGCCGGGTCGTTGACCTCCCAGCCGGCCTGCGGCTCGAGCCGCACGCGCGCGCCGTTGGCGCCGCCGCGCTTGTCGCTGCCGCGGAACGTCGACGCCGACGCCCAGGCCGCCTTGACGAGCTCGGTGACGGTCAGGCCGCTCTCGAGCACCTTGGCCTTCAGCTCGGCGACGTCCGCGTCGGAGAGCGACGGGCCGGCCGGGACCGGGTCCTGCCAGATGAGCTCCTCCGCGGGGACCTCGGAGCCGAGGTAGCGGGCGCGCGGCCCCATGTCGCGGTGGGTCAGCTTGAACCACGCGCGGGCGAACGCGTCGGCGAACTCGTCCGGGTTCTCGTGGAAGCGGCGCGAGATCTTCTCGTAGGCCGGGTCGAAGCGCAGCGACAGGTCCGTCGTGAGCATCGTCGGCTTGCGCGGGGGCGAGTCGGGCGTCGGGCCGGGGATGATCGCCTCGGCGTCCTTGGCGACCCACTGGGCGGCGCCGGCGGGGGACTTGTCGAGCTCCCACTCGTAGCCGAACAGGTGGTCGAAGTAGTCGTTGGACCACTGCACCGGGGTCGTGGTCCAGGTGACCTCGAGCCCGGAGGTGATCGTGTCGGCGCCCTTGCCGGAGCCGTAGCTGTTGGTCCAGCCGAAGCCCTGCTCGACGAGCTCGGCGCCCTCGGGCTCCGGGCCGACGTACTGGTCGGGGTCGGCGGCGCCGTGGGTCTTGCCGAAGGTGTGGCCGCCGGCGATGAGCGCGACGGTCTCCTCGTCGTCCATCGCCATGCGCGCGAACGTCTCACGGATGTCGTGGGCGGCGGCGACCGGGTCGGGGTTGCCGTTGGGGCCCTCGGGGTTGACGTAGATGAGGCCCATCTGGACGGCGCCGAGCGGCTCCTCGAGCACGCGGCCCGGCTTGTAGCGCTTGTCGCCGAGCCACTCCGTCTCCGGACCCCAGTAGACGTCCTCGTCGGGCTCCCAGACGTCGGGGCGACCGCCGGCGAAGCCGAACGTGTCGAAGCCCATCGACTCGAGCGCGACGTTGCCGGCGAGGACCATGAGGTCGGCCCAGGAGAGCGACTGGCCGTACTTCGCCTTGACCGGCCAGAGGAGCCGGCGGGCCTTGTCGAGGTTGCCGTTGTCGGGCCAGGAGTTCAGCGGCGCGAACCGCTGCATGCCGGCGCCGGCGCCGCCGCGGCCGTCGCTGATCCGGTAGGTGCCGGCCGCGTGCCAGGCCATGCGGACCATGAAGCCGCCGTAGTGACCGAAGTCGGCGGGCCACCAGTCCTGCGAGGTCGTGATGACGTCCTCGATGTCCTTCTTGACGGCGGCGAGGTCGAGGCCGTTGAAGGCGGCGGCGTAGTCGAAGTCCTCGCCGTTGGGGTTCCCGACCGCGGGGTTCTTGGCCAGGATCCGCAGGTTGAGGCGGTTGGGCCACCAGCCGGCGTTGCTGCTGCCGCTCTCGGTGGGGTGCAGCGCGGAGCTCGGGTCGAACGGGCAACCGGCGGCGCCCGGCTCGTTCATCTCTCCGACTTCGGCATCAGGCTTGTCAGACACAGGGAACCCTTTCGGGGATCAGGGGGTTGTCTCGGAACGGCAGTCGGGGCACAGGCCCCGGAAGACGACCTCGGCCTCGTCGATGACGAAGCCGTGGTCGTCGGACGCGACCAGGCACGGCGCGTGGCCGACGGCGCACTCGACGTCGGCGATCGCCCCGCAGGATCGACAGACCACGTGGTGGTGGTTGTCACCGACCCGTGACTCGTAGCGGGCGACCGAGCCCGGAGGCTGGATGCGGCGCACGAGCTGCGCGTCGGTGAGCGCCTGCAGCACGTCGTAGACGGCCTGCTGGGAGACGTCGCGCAGGTCCCGGCGGACGTGGCCGATGATCGAGGCCGTGTCCGCGTGCGGGTGGTCGTGCACCACGCCGAGGACCGCGATCCGGGGTCGCGTCACGCGCAGGGAGGCCCCGCGGAGAAGCTGCTCGAGATCGGCGGTCGCCGGCACTCCGACGAGTATGCCACTCATTCTGGAACAAGTCCAGTTTACGGCGGTGGAGGCGCGCCAGCCCGGCGCGGGATTCACACGACGGTCACAGGACCGTCACCCATGTGCGACACGGTGCGCAGGTACCAACCCCACCCCACGGAGTCCGCACACACCATGGCACCCGTTCCCCCCACCGCCGTCGAGCCGGACGAGCCCACCGGCCTCTCCCGCCGCGAGATGCTCTCGCGCAGCGCCCAGGGCGGCCTCGGCCTCGCCCTCTCCGGCAGCCTCGGCCTGCTCTTCGGCGGCCCCGCCGCCGCCCACGGCCGCCCCGCCGGCTACGGCCCGCTGATCCCCGACCCCGCCGGGATCCTCTCGCTCCCGCAGGGCTTCCACTACTCGGTCATCGCCGAGTCCGGCGTCACCCGCCTGGAGA containing:
- a CDS encoding DoxX family protein, translating into MSPERSRPWPVAAFFVLTGVLHLTVARRFFESIVPPWVPGGPKRVNEAAGVAEIAGGVLAVVPGAERHARTYLTALLLAVYPANIHMAVRPQDIPGARGVPRALLWARLPLQVLPIVWVHRTVRGRHES
- a CDS encoding TIGR03620 family F420-dependent LLM class oxidoreductase, with protein sequence MSALAERLRVPGVWTFTDALGAREAADVARRIEALGYSALWHPETVGREPFSHLAHLAGATDTLLLATGIANLYNRHPGAMKQAAMTLAEQSDGRFLNGIGVSHRPLVEGLRGLSYDKPLTAMRTYLDAMDASPYAGPQPAEPAPVVLAALGPKMLALAAERAAGAHPYFTTPEHTRRAREILGPDKLLCVEQKVILSTDEAAARAAAHQQTERYGALPNYRNNWKRLGYTEEQIAANDPAFVDDLIVWGDGGTIRARIDEHYAAGATHVCIQPISLEGRPTPDLDVLEALAPA
- a CDS encoding GDSL-type esterase/lipase family protein produces the protein MLGGARSGGCDHRAGRTRALGALTAVTVALGVGLGAATIAPAADEPTQQPATQSLLGINVSRGHVQMLMLAPVDSTVTFFEEIDGARTELGTSTAVPPATGGPDGAAPVPVAIPWRCDRTTRRFHAVARTTDGRTIEASNEALTPSCRDRVAIVAPKQVQPGSAATIQLKDRWQLGDLPVRVCVGRKPTGRRCTSLRFEPGQRLLSFRRNVGAGIGDFTIDLYVSGFRTQQRIGVGRAATKAARQGMLITGDSMMQGIDALLADRLEKDYRIIRQTRPGTGISKDLGKKWTVLAREQAARHKPAVTVVLLGGNDGFPMKNESGVEIKCCSEAWRQEYLRRLEEMATAYARNGRGTVLWSLLPPTRREDLTAPISAVNDAIRRLAARMPAVRLVPLDKVFGPGYRDTIDGEKVRDPDGLHFSLAGQRLATQAILSVLRTPATTPTGR
- a CDS encoding MBOAT family O-acyltransferase, producing the protein MVFPTITFAIFFAVVLPASWALMRHMGAWKAFLLLASYLFYATADWRFAFLLGAITVGNHVFAKAIHASDDARRRLLLVRVAVVLDLAVLGVFKYYGFFVEQAAGALDGIGLGAPFPVLAVALPIGISFITFHAISYVVDVHRRQLEPPTLTDLALYISFFPHLVAGPIVRASEFLPQLKEKRDPSQVAVGAAVCLIALGLFKKIAVADVLAREVVDPVFTVPEAYASPDVILALYAYAVQIYCDFSGYTDMAIGIALLMGLTFPQNFDRPFRSRSLAEFWRRWHITLGRFLRDYVFIPLGGSRKGPARAAVNLWLTMLLAGIWHGPTWGFVIFGAMHGTWMVGERIAAAKTSWRPPGWVSTVVIVSFFALSAVPFRSPDFDLGSALIEGILSPGAATLWTPTAVLLTFGVIFSHQLPAAPLRAIKLRIATLPVPALSAGLAVSILAVAATIPSQGVPPFIYFQF
- a CDS encoding DUF459 domain-containing protein, giving the protein MSAPDTTPPRSEVPPAAHVPTADDHLRGGARMTAKAAITMVLLTFALLVVADGDGIRHQGERMDDGTEKDVVLAVGRPAGWIADQLPVAPVVDQMLGWLSPDEDLGNDDGTFSASGGTGGGAVSPGAFDPAALGLPAAKPRKLRSLLVTGDSMSQPMDGELARALTPIGVRTKRDPKFGTGISKTDLLDWGAYSGVQARRDEPDATVVLLGANEGFPMTTKAGTVECCDLDWAAEYATRVRAMMATYTRGGAGRVYWLLIPNSNDAARNRIIRVVNTTIKLAAAPYGEQVRVVDIASVFTPGGRFRSAMDVDGRPQVVRDPDGAHLNDVGGRVAADTVREVLAKDFDLGGAA
- the katG gene encoding catalase/peroxidase HPI; translated protein: MNEPGAAGCPFDPSSALHPTESGSSNAGWWPNRLNLRILAKNPAVGNPNGEDFDYAAAFNGLDLAAVKKDIEDVITTSQDWWPADFGHYGGFMVRMAWHAAGTYRISDGRGGAGAGMQRFAPLNSWPDNGNLDKARRLLWPVKAKYGQSLSWADLMVLAGNVALESMGFDTFGFAGGRPDVWEPDEDVYWGPETEWLGDKRYKPGRVLEEPLGAVQMGLIYVNPEGPNGNPDPVAAAHDIRETFARMAMDDEETVALIAGGHTFGKTHGAADPDQYVGPEPEGAELVEQGFGWTNSYGSGKGADTITSGLEVTWTTTPVQWSNDYFDHLFGYEWELDKSPAGAAQWVAKDAEAIIPGPTPDSPPRKPTMLTTDLSLRFDPAYEKISRRFHENPDEFADAFARAWFKLTHRDMGPRARYLGSEVPAEELIWQDPVPAGPSLSDADVAELKAKVLESGLTVTELVKAAWASASTFRGSDKRGGANGARVRLEPQAGWEVNDPAELAKVLDGLTAVQQAFGKPVSLADLIVIGGSAAVEKAAKDAGYDVTVPVTTGRGDATPEQTDADSFAPLEPKRDGFRNYDVGGRLPAEYALIDRANLLTLSAPELTVLVGGLRVLGANAGNTKHGVLTDRVGVLTNDFFVNLLDLGTRWTTKDDGTFETADGKWTGTRADLVFGSNSELRALAEVYASDDAKEKFVHAFVAAWAKVMDLDRYDLR
- a CDS encoding Fur family transcriptional regulator, translating into MPATADLEQLLRGASLRVTRPRIAVLGVVHDHPHADTASIIGHVRRDLRDVSQQAVYDVLQALTDAQLVRRIQPPGSVARYESRVGDNHHHVVCRSCGAIADVECAVGHAPCLVASDDHGFVIDEAEVVFRGLCPDCRSETTP